Genomic segment of Lentimicrobiaceae bacterium:
CACATTTAAAACTTAAATTAAAATATTATGAGAGAAGTAGTAATAGCATCGGCTGCACGTACAGCCATAGGAAGTTTTTTAGGAAAGCTATCACCTTTTTCGGCAACCGAATTAGGAGTATTTGCAGCCAAAGAGGCTATAAAAAGAGCAGGAATTAGTCCCGATATTGTTGATGAAGTATTGGTTGGGAACGTATTA
This window contains:
- a CDS encoding acetyl-CoA C-acyltransferase; translation: MREVVIASAARTAIGSFLGKLSPFSATELGVFAAKEAIKRAGISPDIVDEVLVGNVL